In one Sphingomonas sp. S1-29 genomic region, the following are encoded:
- a CDS encoding tetratricopeptide repeat protein has translation MAAMLALGTVAAVTATPADAQRKKKGQEEAGPPALKVSEPFRVAATAAQTALQAKDLATAETQLTAAEALVTNDDERYFAAQLRLPLEAQKNNNPGIKKALDVLIPSPRTAATDLPRLNFVRGTIARNEKDNAGALQYLTRARELGYDNADLPLLIAQTQIDTGNVTGGVAEIQREIDRRKAAGQKAPNEWYAFAISKLYQAKQPAETAKWLRMQLTEYPTAKNWRTSLIVFRDGVTLDNQAKLDLFRLMRSTKALADQNDYIEYADMAYRAGLPFETKAVIDEGRASGKMPASAGARLYTDAQTAIKNEGSLAALEKGARSAGNGTAAAQLGDAYLGSGNNAKAIEFYRLGLEKGGVKAEEVNTRLGNALANAGQRPEAKTAFDLVKTQPRAEMATFWKLWIDQGMTAPAA, from the coding sequence ATGGCCGCCATGTTGGCGCTGGGAACCGTTGCCGCAGTCACGGCGACCCCCGCCGACGCACAGCGCAAGAAGAAGGGCCAGGAAGAAGCCGGTCCTCCCGCGCTGAAGGTGAGCGAGCCGTTCCGCGTCGCCGCGACCGCTGCGCAGACCGCGCTGCAGGCAAAGGATCTGGCGACCGCCGAGACCCAGCTCACCGCTGCCGAAGCCCTGGTCACCAACGACGACGAGCGCTATTTCGCCGCGCAACTCCGCCTGCCGCTCGAGGCGCAGAAGAACAACAATCCCGGGATCAAGAAGGCGCTCGACGTGCTGATCCCCAGTCCGCGTACCGCGGCGACCGATCTGCCCCGGCTCAACTTCGTTCGCGGCACGATCGCGCGCAACGAGAAGGATAATGCAGGCGCGCTGCAATATCTGACGCGTGCACGCGAGCTCGGCTACGACAATGCCGATCTTCCGCTGCTGATTGCACAGACGCAGATCGATACGGGCAACGTGACCGGCGGCGTCGCCGAAATCCAGCGCGAGATCGATCGGCGCAAGGCGGCGGGGCAGAAGGCGCCCAACGAATGGTACGCCTTTGCGATTTCGAAGCTGTACCAGGCCAAGCAGCCTGCCGAGACCGCCAAGTGGTTGCGGATGCAGCTGACCGAATATCCGACCGCGAAGAACTGGCGCACGTCGTTGATCGTGTTCCGCGACGGCGTGACGCTCGACAACCAGGCCAAGCTCGACCTTTTCCGCCTGATGCGCAGCACCAAGGCGCTGGCCGACCAGAACGACTATATCGAATATGCCGACATGGCGTATCGCGCGGGTCTGCCGTTCGAGACCAAGGCGGTGATCGACGAGGGCCGCGCATCGGGCAAGATGCCCGCCAGCGCCGGCGCGCGCCTCTACACCGACGCGCAGACCGCGATCAAGAACGAGGGTTCGCTCGCAGCACTGGAAAAGGGCGCGCGCTCGGCGGGCAATGGTACCGCGGCGGCGCAGCTGGGTGACGCGTATCTGGGCAGCGGCAACAACGCCAAGGCGATCGAATTCTATCGCCTCGGCCTAGAGAAGGGCGGGGTGAAGGCCGAGGAGGTCAACACCCGGCTGGGCAATGCGCTCGCCAATGCGGGTCAGCGGCCCGAGGCAAAGACGGCGTTCGACCTGGTGAAGACCCAGCCGCGCGCCGAGATGGCGACCTTCTGGAAGCTGTGGATCGATCAGGGCATGACCGCACCCGCGGCCTGA
- a CDS encoding response regulator encodes MADLPHLLLVDDERSIREPLAQYLTKQGFRVTQAGDAEGARARMSAYAIDLAILDIMMPGEDGLSLTRHIRETGEIPVILLTARSEETDRIVGLEMGADDYVVKPFSPRELLARIKVILRRVQTGGTRQHAPEAGAYSFSGWVLKTGERTLVDREGLSVPLSTGEYNLLLALVTRPRQVLTRDQLLDLTQGREAAAFDRAIDNQVSRLRKKIEPDPKNPSLIKTVWGGGYTLASEVTRL; translated from the coding sequence ATGGCCGACCTTCCCCATCTGCTGCTCGTCGATGACGAGCGCTCGATCCGCGAACCGCTCGCGCAGTATCTCACCAAGCAAGGGTTTCGCGTCACCCAGGCGGGCGATGCCGAGGGTGCGCGCGCGCGGATGTCGGCGTACGCGATCGACCTCGCGATCCTCGACATCATGATGCCCGGCGAAGACGGCCTCAGCCTCACGCGCCACATCCGCGAGACCGGCGAGATCCCCGTGATCCTGCTCACCGCACGCAGCGAGGAGACCGACCGAATCGTCGGGCTCGAAATGGGGGCCGACGATTATGTCGTGAAGCCCTTCTCGCCGCGCGAGCTGCTTGCGCGGATCAAGGTGATCCTTCGCCGCGTCCAGACCGGCGGCACCCGCCAGCACGCGCCCGAAGCCGGCGCCTATTCCTTCTCGGGCTGGGTGCTCAAGACCGGCGAGCGCACGCTGGTCGACCGCGAAGGGCTGTCGGTGCCGCTGTCGACCGGCGAATATAATTTGCTGCTGGCATTGGTCACCCGGCCGCGCCAGGTGCTGACGCGTGACCAGCTGCTCGACCTGACCCAGGGGCGCGAAGCCGCCGCCTTTGATCGTGCGATCGACAACCAGGTGAGCCGGCTGCGCAAGAAGATCGAACCCGACCCCAAGAACCCCTCGCTCATCAAGACCGTCTGGGGCGGCGGCTACACGCTGGCGAGCGAAGTCACCCGGCTGTGA
- a CDS encoding Lrp/AsnC family transcriptional regulator, whose amino-acid sequence MSFDRIDRQILALLQEDGRMTNVELAERVGLTAPPCLRRVRALEEAGAIKGYHATLDPVTLGYGITVFALVSLRSQAESDLAAFEAHVADIPEVRECHMLNGEIDFILKIVAPDLKSFQEILTTRLTTASNVASVKTSLTIRTTKLLPGIPVPEA is encoded by the coding sequence ATGAGTTTCGACCGTATCGACCGCCAAATCCTGGCTTTGCTACAGGAAGATGGCCGGATGACAAACGTCGAATTGGCCGAGCGGGTGGGGCTGACTGCGCCGCCTTGCCTGCGGCGGGTTCGCGCGCTCGAAGAGGCGGGCGCGATCAAGGGCTATCACGCGACGCTCGACCCGGTGACGCTGGGCTATGGCATCACCGTGTTCGCCTTGGTCAGCCTGCGCAGCCAGGCCGAGAGCGACCTCGCGGCGTTCGAGGCGCATGTCGCCGACATCCCCGAAGTGCGCGAATGCCATATGCTCAACGGCGAGATCGACTTCATCCTGAAGATCGTCGCGCCCGACCTGAAGAGCTTCCAGGAAATCCTCACGACGCGGCTGACGACGGCGTCGAACGTCGCGAGCGTCAAGACCTCGCTGACGATCCGCACGACCAAGCTGTTGCCGGGCATCCCCGTCCCCGAAGCCTGA
- a CDS encoding endonuclease domain-containing protein, which produces MSGTMLVIIAVIAFVVWHFLPERQPSKPTPKFRHEPRAIASDPNWQTFINEHCESPAETAFLKSMISAHKLLPDNGSLKASGLKIDFQVEVDRYRLDFLANEWLIIEIDGAAWHSSDEAKARDAARDRFFVELGYSVVRIPAKIVFNDPNEAVKRVSAALQVGKSVIAEPVQLSGLACLRQTASSTNKFMSDLNASVDRHRRLAEALRAAELSYHVEKNVLASAVDAAERQIRIDEELGDDAEKRASYDAFAEKLTKAFEESDKRDQKNVTKQRIDVPPYLRPQLSGDAAIDREIEERFVGMSADRDAYFYGIREKLRQDHRLAPLVRNNLTEFGCPQVWKNIA; this is translated from the coding sequence ATGTCTGGTACAATGCTTGTTATCATCGCGGTAATTGCGTTTGTCGTCTGGCATTTCCTACCTGAGCGCCAGCCCTCAAAGCCGACACCGAAGTTTCGTCACGAGCCGAGGGCAATCGCCAGCGATCCAAACTGGCAAACCTTCATTAATGAGCATTGTGAGTCGCCTGCTGAAACTGCTTTTCTAAAGTCAATGATTTCGGCTCACAAACTACTTCCAGACAATGGTTCATTAAAAGCCTCCGGCCTAAAAATAGATTTTCAAGTAGAGGTAGACCGATATCGTCTCGACTTTTTGGCTAACGAATGGCTGATTATTGAGATTGACGGAGCCGCATGGCATTCATCAGATGAGGCTAAGGCGCGGGACGCTGCGCGTGATCGTTTCTTCGTTGAACTTGGTTATTCGGTAGTACGGATACCCGCTAAGATTGTATTCAACGATCCTAATGAAGCCGTTAAACGTGTGAGCGCGGCGCTACAGGTTGGCAAATCCGTTATTGCTGAGCCAGTCCAGCTAAGCGGGTTAGCGTGTCTTCGCCAGACTGCCTCTTCAACCAACAAGTTCATGTCTGATCTTAACGCGAGCGTTGATCGCCATAGGCGATTGGCAGAGGCTTTGAGGGCAGCGGAACTGTCGTATCATGTCGAGAAGAACGTTCTCGCTAGCGCTGTTGATGCTGCCGAACGGCAGATCAGGATTGATGAGGAGTTAGGAGACGATGCTGAAAAGCGGGCCTCTTATGACGCCTTTGCGGAGAAGCTAACCAAAGCTTTCGAAGAGTCAGATAAGCGCGATCAAAAGAACGTGACGAAACAGAGAATCGATGTGCCGCCATATCTCCGTCCACAACTATCGGGGGACGCTGCAATCGACCGAGAAATCGAAGAACGGTTTGTTGGCATGAGTGCCGATCGAGATGCCTACTTTTATGGCATTCGTGAGAAACTGCGGCAAGATCACCGGTTGGCACCGTTGGTTAGAAACAATCTAACTGAATTTGGATGCCCGCAAGTTTGGAAAAACATCGCCTGA
- a CDS encoding EF-hand domain-containing protein — MKKFVLASLLSVTALAGTAIATQVAPTAPAPAAQKMQRMAPPATSAEMIERADRMFARMDANKDGQITQAERTAMREAVAERREAKAKRWAMKKGGRGSDRMLARLDTNKDGNISREEFRAQASQRFAKIDTNGDGRVDATEQAAVKAKRGERRAKMAERRAARAGQAAPVAPSN; from the coding sequence ATGAAGAAGTTCGTTCTCGCATCGTTGCTCAGCGTCACCGCGCTCGCCGGCACCGCCATCGCCACGCAGGTCGCGCCCACCGCGCCTGCCCCCGCCGCGCAGAAGATGCAGCGCATGGCACCGCCTGCCACCAGCGCCGAGATGATCGAGCGCGCCGATCGGATGTTCGCGCGGATGGACGCGAACAAGGACGGCCAGATCACCCAGGCCGAGCGCACCGCGATGCGCGAAGCGGTGGCCGAGCGCCGCGAGGCCAAGGCCAAGCGCTGGGCGATGAAGAAGGGCGGTCGCGGTAGCGATCGGATGCTCGCCCGTCTCGATACCAACAAGGACGGCAATATCAGCCGCGAGGAGTTCCGCGCGCAGGCGTCGCAGCGCTTTGCCAAGATCGACACCAACGGCGACGGCCGCGTCGATGCGACCGAGCAGGCGGCGGTCAAGGCCAAGCGCGGCGAGCGCCGCGCCAAGATGGCCGAACGCCGCGCCGCACGAGCAGGGCAGGCAGCGCCGGTCGCTCCCTCCAACTGA
- a CDS encoding SDR family NAD(P)-dependent oxidoreductase, whose protein sequence is MAKAAVIIGASGGIGRAMADSIEEEGGYDRVWRFARSFTGERHLDLTDEASIAAAAALVATGPAPTLVFVATGLLHQGERGPEKAMRDLDPEWLARVYAVNTIGPALVAKHFLPLLPRTGEPVFAALSARVGSIADNKMGGWHGYRASKAALNMLLRNFAIEAKRKSERAIIVGLHPGTVDTGLSKPFQANIAPGKLFDAERAALQLLDVIEGLKPIDSGKIFAWDGDEIPF, encoded by the coding sequence ATGGCAAAAGCGGCAGTGATCATCGGGGCGTCGGGCGGAATCGGCCGGGCAATGGCGGATTCGATCGAGGAGGAGGGCGGTTACGACCGGGTGTGGCGTTTCGCGCGCAGCTTTACCGGCGAGCGCCACCTCGACCTGACCGACGAAGCGAGCATCGCCGCCGCCGCCGCGCTGGTCGCGACCGGCCCTGCCCCCACGCTCGTGTTCGTCGCCACCGGGTTGTTGCATCAGGGCGAGCGCGGCCCCGAAAAGGCGATGCGCGACCTCGATCCCGAATGGCTCGCGCGCGTCTACGCAGTCAACACGATCGGCCCCGCGCTGGTGGCGAAGCATTTCCTGCCGCTGCTGCCGCGCACCGGCGAACCGGTGTTCGCCGCGCTCTCGGCGCGGGTGGGCAGCATCGCCGACAACAAGATGGGCGGCTGGCACGGCTATCGCGCGTCGAAGGCGGCGCTCAACATGCTGCTGCGCAACTTCGCGATCGAGGCCAAGCGCAAGAGCGAGCGCGCGATCATCGTCGGGCTGCACCCCGGCACCGTCGACACCGGGCTGTCGAAACCGTTCCAGGCCAATATCGCGCCGGGCAAGCTGTTCGACGCCGAGCGCGCGGCGCTGCAACTGCTCGACGTGATCGAGGGGCTCAAGCCGATCGACAGCGGCAAGATCTTCGCCTGGGACGGCGACGAAATTCCGTTCTAG